One stretch of Saccharopolyspora erythraea DNA includes these proteins:
- a CDS encoding type 1 glutamine amidotransferase domain-containing protein, with protein MANTNRILIIVTSIGEYEEVGFRTGLWLGELTHFYDVVERAGFTSVIASIDGGYVPIDPESLSHDFLAELGTAKRYADREFMNLLTSTKSVAEVDATDFDAIYLTGGHGVMYDFPQSDRLAELIREFHESGKVVSAVCHGPCGLLSAKLSNGEYLIHGKNVTGFSWPEEELAQRERAVPYSLQDELKKRGAAYTVADKPFETYVVEDENLITGQNPGSAGAVADAVVKQLS; from the coding sequence ATGGCCAACACCAATCGCATTCTGATCATCGTCACCAGCATCGGCGAGTACGAGGAGGTCGGATTCCGCACCGGGCTGTGGCTCGGCGAGCTGACGCACTTCTACGACGTCGTCGAACGGGCCGGGTTCACCTCCGTCATCGCCAGCATCGACGGCGGGTACGTCCCGATCGACCCGGAAAGCCTCTCCCACGACTTCCTGGCCGAACTGGGCACCGCGAAGCGCTACGCCGACCGGGAGTTCATGAACCTCCTGACGAGCACGAAGTCCGTGGCCGAGGTCGACGCCACCGACTTCGACGCCATCTATCTCACCGGTGGTCACGGCGTGATGTACGACTTCCCGCAAAGCGACCGCCTCGCCGAGCTGATTCGCGAGTTCCACGAGTCAGGCAAGGTCGTCTCGGCGGTCTGCCACGGCCCGTGCGGACTGCTCAGCGCCAAGCTGTCCAACGGCGAATACCTGATCCACGGCAAGAACGTCACCGGCTTCTCCTGGCCAGAGGAGGAACTTGCCCAGCGGGAACGCGCCGTCCCCTACAGCTTGCAGGACGAGCTGAAGAAGCGCGGAGCCGCGTACACGGTGGCCGACAAGCCGTTCGAAACCTATGTGGTCGAAGACGAAAACCTGATCACCGGGCAGAACCCGGGCAGCGCCGGAGCCGTTGCCGACGCGGTGGTCAAGCAGCTCAGCTGA
- a CDS encoding PucR family transcriptional regulator, giving the protein MQRTDLGDLSARVMSQLSHLADYALALTAKEIDVYREGKLVPFVELRRSVERNLRALLDAIGAPDRRHDFSVVHGTGRRRARQGVPLNDVLGAYRILFTAVWEQFADAARQDPDSLPLESLLSVTTVLWQLNDDYATALTESYRAAEVHHSERRRQQRAALLESLFTGQPVRGTTPWEVAKLFDLPRRGDLVLVAAEPLRGAEESLPGIERRLARLGLHSVWRMTPVAQTGVVVLREGMFNNLVEVLRTTATARTGVSPIYHAVAETARAVRLACAALHRLPEDAVEVSVLGGRPLTGLLAHSADEGDRIVEQVLGPVLALPAQDRDALLDTLQTWFDHDGSADNAAQQLYCHPNTVRYRLRRLHELTHRSLTRPHDVADLAVALEAYHQHRRRPL; this is encoded by the coding sequence GTGCAACGGACCGACCTCGGCGACCTGTCCGCTCGGGTGATGTCGCAGCTTTCGCACCTGGCCGACTACGCGTTGGCGTTGACCGCCAAGGAGATCGATGTCTACCGCGAGGGCAAGCTTGTCCCGTTCGTCGAGCTGCGCCGGTCTGTCGAGCGCAACCTGAGAGCGCTGCTGGACGCGATCGGCGCGCCGGACCGTCGCCACGACTTCTCCGTTGTGCACGGCACAGGTCGCCGCCGCGCACGCCAAGGCGTGCCCTTGAACGATGTGCTCGGCGCCTACCGGATTCTGTTCACCGCGGTGTGGGAGCAGTTCGCCGACGCAGCTCGCCAGGATCCGGATTCCCTTCCGCTGGAATCTCTTTTGTCAGTAACCACGGTGTTGTGGCAGCTCAACGACGACTACGCGACGGCGCTGACCGAGTCGTACCGGGCAGCCGAGGTCCATCACTCCGAACGGCGTCGACAGCAACGAGCAGCGTTGCTGGAGTCGCTGTTCACCGGCCAGCCCGTCCGGGGAACCACTCCGTGGGAGGTAGCCAAGCTGTTCGATCTTCCGCGACGCGGTGATCTCGTGCTCGTCGCTGCCGAGCCGTTGCGCGGTGCGGAGGAAAGCCTGCCCGGCATCGAACGCCGGCTCGCACGACTGGGACTCCACTCGGTCTGGCGCATGACACCGGTCGCGCAGACGGGCGTCGTCGTTCTCCGGGAGGGCATGTTCAACAACCTGGTCGAAGTGCTGCGCACGACCGCCACCGCGCGAACGGGCGTGAGCCCGATCTACCACGCCGTGGCGGAAACGGCACGTGCGGTTCGTCTCGCATGCGCAGCGCTGCATCGGCTTCCGGAGGATGCCGTGGAGGTCTCCGTGCTCGGGGGTAGGCCGCTAACCGGCCTGCTGGCGCACAGTGCGGACGAAGGCGACCGCATAGTCGAGCAAGTCCTCGGTCCGGTGCTCGCGCTCCCAGCGCAGGACCGCGATGCACTGCTCGACACCCTCCAGACGTGGTTCGACCACGACGGTTCGGCGGACAACGCCGCGCAGCAGCTGTACTGCCACCCGAACACGGTGCGCTACCGGCTTCGGCGCCTCCACGAACTGACTCATCGCTCCTTGACCCGTCCCCACGACGTGGCCGACCTCGCCGTCGCGTTGGAGGCCTACCACCAGCACCGCCGACGACCGCTGTGA
- a CDS encoding PucR family transcriptional regulator, with protein sequence MPREQNSGAERGPVSDSGRAVALVKESLDDLVAAAAEAVWEQVPAYRKSPDPDLRDELGAHIEAIFRTLVACLEEGRPATPQDFPSTGEHAARRVRQGVSLSDFLRAFRISQGTLWRGVLDAARSDSRMREAALEIVAELMRVIEVGSSVAGEAYLAAQQHQVADADRVARDLLEDLISGRTIPAGPKQDVLRAAGLDRAASFVVATATPVSALPEDLHLRDVVNIVRRAGKALTVMRQDEVVSIAPVTGDVRPAIDAFEATLTELSRREVALSLGISTVHAGLGDVPGAYSEARLARENLGGTSGVVALPRLSTFDYLVFRDDPIALRLIRPELRSFVEEDAAKGSALIETLLEYASSDLNAKAAAQRLHVHVNTTYYRLERIAERTGRDLRRVADVIELLIAVRLLTQRTPTRDSRQGSNG encoded by the coding sequence ATGCCGCGGGAACAGAACTCCGGTGCCGAACGCGGCCCGGTGTCGGACAGCGGTCGAGCCGTCGCACTGGTCAAGGAGTCGCTGGACGACCTGGTGGCGGCAGCGGCGGAGGCCGTGTGGGAACAGGTTCCGGCCTATCGGAAGAGCCCGGACCCGGATCTCCGCGACGAGCTCGGCGCGCACATCGAAGCGATTTTCAGAACCCTGGTGGCCTGTCTGGAGGAGGGACGTCCGGCGACACCCCAGGACTTCCCGAGCACTGGTGAGCACGCCGCGCGACGGGTGCGCCAGGGCGTCTCGCTGTCCGATTTCCTGCGAGCTTTCCGGATCTCCCAAGGCACGCTGTGGAGGGGTGTGCTGGATGCCGCTCGGAGCGATTCCCGGATGCGGGAGGCCGCGCTGGAGATCGTCGCCGAGCTGATGCGGGTGATCGAAGTCGGCAGCTCGGTCGCCGGCGAGGCGTACCTGGCCGCCCAGCAGCACCAGGTCGCCGACGCGGACCGGGTGGCCCGCGATCTGCTGGAAGACCTGATCAGCGGCCGGACGATCCCGGCCGGACCGAAGCAGGACGTCCTGCGCGCGGCGGGCCTGGACCGGGCGGCGAGCTTCGTCGTCGCGACCGCCACGCCGGTTTCGGCCCTGCCCGAGGACCTGCACTTGCGCGACGTCGTAAACATCGTTCGCAGAGCTGGTAAAGCGCTCACCGTCATGCGCCAGGACGAGGTGGTCAGCATCGCGCCGGTCACCGGTGACGTGCGCCCCGCCATCGACGCCTTCGAGGCCACGCTCACCGAGCTCTCGCGCAGGGAAGTGGCCCTGTCGCTGGGAATCAGCACCGTGCACGCAGGACTGGGTGACGTGCCAGGAGCCTACTCCGAAGCGCGCCTCGCACGCGAAAACCTCGGCGGCACATCAGGAGTTGTCGCGCTGCCGAGACTGTCCACTTTCGACTACCTCGTGTTTCGCGATGATCCGATCGCACTGCGGCTCATCCGGCCGGAACTGCGTTCCTTCGTAGAAGAGGACGCGGCGAAGGGCAGCGCCCTCATCGAGACCCTGCTGGAATACGCCTCGAGCGACCTCAACGCGAAGGCCGCCGCGCAGCGCTTGCACGTCCACGTGAACACCACGTACTACAGGCTGGAGCGGATCGCCGAACGCACCGGGCGCGACCTGCGGCGCGTCGCGGACGTCATCGAGTTGCTGATCGCGGTACGACTGCTCACCCAACGGACACCCACGAGGGATTCGAGGCAGGGTTCCAACGGCTGA